One stretch of Roseimicrobium sp. ORNL1 DNA includes these proteins:
- a CDS encoding fatty acyl-AMP ligase yields the protein MTETSMMTHTPASPLKDMSIGDATTLVDLLRHRAAQHGDKRALTFLPDGEKVGESLTYAELDARARAIAASLQAQGMHGGRVLLIFHSGLEFACALLGCMYAGAIAVPIYPPKANRNVLRLRSVYQDATPALALTTAAIQQRTRPLLEECGLDSLRMEAVEGWWQSHADAWFRPDIDGETLAFLQYTSGSTSNPKGVMLSHANLLANHRMMQEAFGHTHECRILTWLPLFHDMGLIGNMLQSLYLGGECIIMPPEAFFMKPLRWLAAISAHRATRSGAPNFAYDLCVRKIKPEQCRALDLSCWVTADVAAEPVRHGTLERFAETFAGVGFSDTAFNPAYGLAEASVFVSARDKGRGFRGTAFKTAALACGRVEPAETGADSDARIYVGCGHTWQAQEMAIVHPQSGVRCAEGEVGEVWLSGPHVARGYWNRVEESERTFGARIAGEESSIATRYLRTGDLGFFYQGDLHLAGRIKDIIIVAGRNHDPADIELTVGGCHPAIRMGGCAAFQVETEEESRVVIAVELERTSGILGDAAPEDENSTSAVMLAIRKCVADHHDLAPHDVTLLKPAALPKTSSGKIQRHACRAAWQSGSMNAWQWTR from the coding sequence GCTGACATTCCTGCCCGATGGGGAGAAGGTCGGCGAAAGCCTGACTTATGCGGAACTGGATGCGCGTGCCCGTGCCATCGCTGCCTCCCTTCAGGCGCAGGGGATGCACGGAGGGCGGGTGCTGTTGATCTTCCATTCCGGACTCGAGTTTGCTTGTGCCCTGCTCGGTTGCATGTATGCGGGTGCGATCGCGGTTCCCATCTATCCGCCAAAGGCAAATCGCAATGTGCTGCGTCTACGCAGTGTGTATCAGGATGCGACACCCGCACTGGCCCTCACTACGGCCGCCATCCAGCAGCGCACGCGACCGCTTCTTGAGGAGTGCGGGTTGGATTCCCTGCGCATGGAAGCGGTGGAGGGATGGTGGCAAAGCCATGCAGATGCCTGGTTCCGTCCGGATATCGATGGCGAGACGCTGGCCTTCCTGCAATACACCTCCGGCTCCACTTCGAATCCGAAGGGCGTGATGCTGAGCCACGCGAACCTGCTGGCCAACCATCGCATGATGCAGGAGGCATTTGGCCATACCCACGAGTGCCGCATCCTCACCTGGCTGCCACTGTTTCATGACATGGGGTTGATTGGGAATATGCTCCAGTCCCTGTATCTCGGTGGGGAGTGCATCATCATGCCGCCCGAGGCGTTTTTCATGAAGCCACTGCGCTGGCTTGCGGCGATTTCCGCGCATCGCGCCACTCGCAGTGGCGCGCCGAATTTCGCCTACGATCTCTGTGTGCGGAAGATAAAGCCGGAGCAGTGTCGCGCCCTGGACTTGAGCTGCTGGGTGACGGCGGATGTGGCCGCGGAGCCGGTGCGGCACGGCACGCTGGAGCGTTTCGCAGAAACGTTTGCGGGTGTTGGGTTCAGCGACACGGCGTTCAATCCGGCCTATGGGCTCGCGGAGGCATCGGTCTTTGTCTCCGCACGTGACAAGGGTCGCGGCTTTCGTGGCACGGCATTCAAGACCGCAGCACTCGCGTGCGGTCGTGTGGAACCTGCCGAGACCGGCGCAGACAGTGATGCGCGCATCTATGTGGGATGCGGGCACACGTGGCAGGCGCAGGAGATGGCCATCGTGCATCCTCAATCTGGCGTGCGATGTGCGGAGGGTGAAGTGGGGGAGGTGTGGCTCTCGGGTCCGCATGTGGCGCGTGGCTATTGGAACCGCGTGGAGGAATCCGAGCGCACCTTTGGCGCGCGCATCGCAGGTGAGGAATCATCCATCGCCACACGTTATCTGCGCACCGGAGACCTCGGCTTCTTTTATCAAGGCGACCTCCACCTCGCCGGACGCATCAAGGACATCATCATCGTGGCCGGAAGGAATCACGACCCCGCAGACATCGAGCTGACTGTCGGTGGTTGTCATCCCGCGATTCGCATGGGTGGTTGCGCCGCCTTTCAGGTGGAGACGGAGGAGGAGAGCCGGGTGGTCATCGCCGTCGAGCTGGAGCGCACCTCAGGCATCCTCGGCGATGCCGCGCCTGAGGATGAGAACTCCACCTCCGCCGTGATGCTCGCGATTCGCAAGTGCGTGGCGGACCACCATGACCTCGCGCCCCACGACGTGACCCTTCTCAAACCCGCCGCCCTGCCGAAGACCTCGAGCGGTAAGATTCAACGCCACGCCTGCAGAGCGGCCTGGCAGTCAGGAAGCATGAACGCATGGCAGTGGACGAGGTAA
- a CDS encoding condensation domain-containing protein: MAVDEVSAGVIRDWLVRYAAKEMSLPPERIDPHAPITSLGLDSLTLIMLTGDLAEWMNQDLPASLLHDHSTMDSLARSLAEEEPDNFTDKLPELSRSEPLPVSFSQERLLRFAELGDAGDGNLVVERFAIRGAVDVEALQGAFSDVIQRHEILRTTFQKHGDGFTQRVHDQAHPGVFEILDYTGDEDGAFARTTQESSRPMPLQTGPLMRVVLFKLAEQHHGINLIFHHLLMDAGALNVLHAELKHFYEQRRTGALSPLPALKLQVADFAAWERQWLSKEGAPHQTRLAWWRDYWKGEIPLPADVPMRHHEAPEVTPPAASCHGWRTISPDLVEGVRTLAREEKATPFIVYFAVFTILLHAQTYQEEFVLGSYVSDRKRVAAQNLIGMFTSMVMTKVHLVGAPSFREWIAHVRQQHEEVTRHQELPIEDLHDSLRAEGLPVPGVNIIFQYFVDPVSTFLLPGVETSRWREISESTMPWGFQFRVMECFGDLLAAVRFDGNLYRESEVPAFMETFEKLLRICLANPERSVRDLAGELGWW; the protein is encoded by the coding sequence ATGGCAGTGGACGAGGTAAGCGCAGGAGTGATCCGGGATTGGCTGGTGAGATATGCCGCCAAGGAAATGAGCCTTCCGCCGGAGAGGATTGATCCGCATGCTCCCATCACAAGCCTGGGGCTGGACTCGCTGACATTGATCATGCTCACCGGAGATCTCGCGGAGTGGATGAATCAGGACCTTCCTGCCTCCCTCCTGCATGACCACTCCACCATGGATTCACTGGCGAGGAGTCTGGCGGAGGAGGAGCCGGATAATTTCACGGACAAGCTGCCCGAGCTATCACGCAGCGAGCCGCTGCCGGTGAGCTTCTCCCAGGAGCGCCTGCTCAGGTTCGCCGAGCTGGGTGATGCGGGAGATGGCAATCTCGTGGTTGAGCGGTTCGCCATTCGTGGTGCAGTGGATGTGGAGGCATTGCAGGGCGCGTTCAGCGACGTGATCCAGCGCCACGAGATATTGCGCACGACTTTCCAGAAGCACGGCGATGGATTCACCCAACGGGTGCACGACCAGGCGCATCCGGGAGTGTTTGAGATACTCGACTACACCGGGGATGAGGATGGCGCGTTTGCCAGGACCACTCAGGAGAGTTCGCGCCCCATGCCGTTGCAGACCGGTCCGTTGATGCGTGTGGTTCTCTTCAAGCTCGCGGAGCAGCACCACGGCATCAACTTGATTTTCCATCACCTGCTCATGGATGCCGGTGCGCTGAATGTGCTGCACGCCGAGTTGAAGCACTTCTATGAGCAGCGTCGCACGGGAGCTCTGTCACCGCTGCCGGCGTTGAAGCTGCAGGTCGCGGACTTCGCTGCCTGGGAGCGCCAGTGGCTGTCCAAAGAAGGCGCCCCTCACCAGACGCGGCTGGCATGGTGGCGGGACTATTGGAAAGGGGAGATTCCTTTGCCAGCGGATGTACCGATGCGGCATCATGAAGCGCCGGAGGTCACGCCGCCCGCGGCGTCCTGCCATGGCTGGCGGACTATTTCCCCGGACCTCGTGGAGGGTGTGCGCACCCTGGCCAGAGAGGAGAAGGCCACGCCCTTCATCGTATACTTTGCTGTCTTCACGATACTGCTCCATGCACAAACTTATCAAGAGGAGTTCGTGCTCGGCTCCTACGTGTCCGACCGCAAGCGGGTGGCGGCGCAGAATCTCATTGGCATGTTCACCAGCATGGTGATGACCAAGGTGCACTTGGTGGGAGCGCCAAGCTTCCGCGAATGGATCGCGCATGTGCGGCAGCAGCACGAGGAAGTCACGCGGCACCAGGAGTTACCGATTGAAGACCTGCACGACAGCCTGCGCGCGGAGGGCCTGCCGGTGCCCGGGGTGAATATCATCTTCCAGTACTTCGTGGACCCGGTCTCCACCTTCCTTCTGCCGGGAGTGGAGACCTCGCGGTGGCGCGAGATTTCGGAAAGCACCATGCCGTGGGGATTCCAGTTCCGGGTGATGGAGTGTTTCGGCGACCTGCTCGCGGCGGTGAGATTTGATGGCAATCTCTACCGCGAATCCGAGGTTCCTGCGTTCATGGAGACCTTTGAAAAACTGCTTCGCATATGCCTGGCTAATCCCGAGCGTTCCGTGCGTGATCTGGCGGGGGAGTTGGGGTGGTGGTAG
- a CDS encoding MBL fold metallo-hydrolase encodes MHESILTVRAPAVNFHVLRDAAGLYLVDAGFIGGITLLKRTLRSHGWEKEPIKGIILTHGHLDHILNVAPLVKETSAWVAAPRLDADHYAGRPKYTEWSHGAGILEAIGRPLLHFQPFTPDRWIDDGDTLDIWQGLRAIHLPGHTHGHTGWYCEKLRALFTADLFASYRGITHLPPRILNSCPELIPASVQKALSLELDGVLPNHGDAAEPAVHLQRLRQKARRWAGK; translated from the coding sequence TTGCACGAATCGATCCTCACCGTCCGCGCGCCAGCAGTCAACTTCCACGTCCTCCGCGACGCGGCCGGACTCTATCTCGTGGATGCTGGCTTCATCGGCGGCATCACTTTGCTGAAACGCACGCTGCGCTCGCATGGCTGGGAAAAGGAACCCATCAAGGGCATCATCCTCACGCACGGTCACCTCGACCACATTCTCAACGTGGCTCCTCTGGTGAAGGAAACCAGCGCGTGGGTGGCAGCGCCTCGACTGGATGCCGACCACTATGCGGGAAGACCCAAGTATACGGAATGGTCTCATGGAGCAGGCATTCTGGAAGCCATCGGACGTCCCCTGCTCCATTTCCAGCCTTTCACTCCCGACAGGTGGATCGATGATGGTGATACCCTCGATATCTGGCAGGGACTTCGCGCCATACATCTGCCCGGGCACACCCATGGCCACACCGGCTGGTATTGCGAAAAACTCAGAGCTCTCTTCACCGCCGACCTCTTTGCCAGCTATCGTGGCATCACCCACCTCCCGCCACGTATCCTCAACTCTTGTCCAGAGCTGATACCAGCAAGTGTCCAGAAGGCGCTGTCTCTTGAGCTCGACGGAGTCCTGCCGAATCATGGAGACGCAGCAGAGCCCGCGGTGCACTTGCAGAGACTGCGACAGAAAGCCCGGCGATGGGCGGGCAAATGA
- a CDS encoding DUF1501 domain-containing protein, with amino-acid sequence MKMHPICQGNHLDLRSGVSRRDFMYVGMAGGLGLTLPNLLKLQAANSVSSAMPEVEAFKPIADSIIHIYLPGGMAHQESWDPKPFAAPDYRGPYTPIKTSIAGEYVGEKFVNIAKIMDKLTVIRSMTHGEAAHERGTHNMFTGYKPSPAIKFPSFGSVISHEQGSRNNLPPYVVVPSVIAPEQGTGYMSSAFGPFALGSDPADKNFTVRDLLTPKGMEGNRFDRRRSLLGTVDEHFKTIEKSDSINAMDSFYDAAYGLISSQKAREAFDLNKETDKLRDEYGRNTAGQRFLLARRLVEAGVRMVSVNYGGWDHHSNIKNAFDGQAPSFDQAFARLITDLEERGMLERTIVMVSSEFGRTPKINGTNGRDHWPRVFSVALAGGGFKKGYIHGASDALGGEPDRDAVSPQDLAKTMYRQLGINGEKRIMADGVRPIDIVNGGRIMNELLV; translated from the coding sequence ATGAAAATGCACCCCATCTGCCAAGGCAATCACCTCGACCTGCGCTCCGGCGTCAGCCGCCGTGACTTCATGTATGTCGGCATGGCAGGCGGTCTGGGCCTGACGCTGCCGAACCTGCTCAAGCTGCAGGCGGCGAACTCGGTTTCCTCGGCGATGCCTGAGGTTGAGGCGTTCAAGCCGATTGCGGATTCCATCATTCACATCTACCTCCCTGGCGGCATGGCGCACCAGGAGTCCTGGGACCCGAAGCCCTTCGCCGCGCCCGATTATCGCGGACCCTACACCCCCATCAAGACCAGCATCGCTGGTGAGTATGTGGGCGAGAAGTTCGTGAACATCGCCAAAATCATGGACAAGCTCACCGTCATCCGCTCGATGACCCACGGTGAGGCGGCCCATGAGCGCGGCACGCACAACATGTTCACGGGTTACAAGCCCAGTCCGGCCATCAAGTTCCCCAGCTTCGGCAGCGTGATTTCCCACGAACAGGGTTCCCGCAACAACCTGCCTCCCTACGTGGTGGTGCCGAGCGTCATCGCTCCTGAGCAGGGTACCGGCTACATGAGCAGCGCCTTCGGTCCCTTCGCCCTCGGCAGCGACCCGGCGGACAAGAACTTCACCGTGCGTGACCTCCTCACCCCGAAAGGCATGGAAGGCAATCGCTTCGACCGCCGCCGCTCCCTGCTGGGCACGGTGGACGAGCACTTCAAGACCATCGAGAAGTCGGACTCCATCAACGCGATGGACAGCTTCTACGACGCCGCCTACGGCCTCATCAGCAGCCAGAAAGCTCGTGAAGCCTTCGACCTGAACAAGGAAACCGACAAGCTGCGTGACGAGTACGGCCGCAACACCGCTGGTCAGCGCTTCCTGCTGGCCCGCCGCCTGGTGGAAGCCGGCGTGCGCATGGTGTCCGTGAACTACGGTGGCTGGGATCACCACTCCAACATCAAGAACGCTTTCGATGGCCAGGCTCCGAGCTTCGATCAGGCCTTTGCCCGTCTCATCACGGACCTCGAAGAGCGCGGCATGCTCGAGCGCACCATCGTGATGGTGAGTTCCGAGTTCGGCCGTACCCCGAAGATCAACGGCACCAATGGACGCGACCACTGGCCGCGCGTGTTCTCCGTCGCCCTTGCCGGCGGTGGCTTCAAGAAGGGCTACATCCACGGCGCGTCCGACGCGCTGGGTGGCGAGCCCGACCGCGATGCCGTCAGCCCGCAGGATCTCGCCAAGACGATGTACCGCCAGCTCGGCATCAATGGTGAGAAGCGCATCATGGCGGACGGTGTCCGCCCGATCGACATCGTGAATGGTGGCCGCATCATGAACGAGTTGCTCGTGTAA